The following proteins are encoded in a genomic region of Myxococcus virescens:
- a CDS encoding aldehyde dehydrogenase family protein → MASVVPAYAEWSNLERRIRALVPEAFDPSGRVLNLIAGEWGHPGKGKPYLSPVDGTVLGRLPMIDANTARVAASAAAAEARTWAHQDLDARKERVTQCLSLLREQRELLALILAWEIGKPVPQARVSVDRCITGVEWYVSQIEPMVEGRRPLGLISNIASWNYPLSVLVHAVLVQVLAGNSAIAKTPTDGGLFSLTLCMALARRCGLPVSLISGSGGQLSDALVRNPEIACLSFVGGKANGRDIAASLYDRNKRYMLEMEGVNAYGIWHFSDWDGLAKQLKKGFEYGKQRCTAYPRFVVERSLMPRFLETYLPVVAALKVGHPLLAETPDGEPPALDFGPLINSQKVEELHGHMSEAEGRGAVPLFAGRLDSERFLPDQDVSAYLAPHALLHVPRNCKLYHGEPFGPVDTLVVVDSEEELIAEMNVSNGSLVASIACDEPDTCKRVSTELRAFKVGHNGPRSRGDREEVFGGIGGSWKGCFVGGKYLVQAVTEGEPGERLHGNFHDYTQLPDTR, encoded by the coding sequence ACGCGGAGTGGTCCAATCTGGAGCGCCGAATCCGGGCGCTCGTTCCCGAAGCGTTCGACCCGTCTGGCCGAGTGCTCAACCTCATCGCGGGTGAATGGGGGCATCCCGGAAAGGGGAAGCCCTACTTGTCCCCGGTGGACGGTACCGTCCTGGGCCGCCTGCCCATGATTGATGCGAACACCGCGCGCGTCGCCGCGAGCGCCGCCGCCGCGGAGGCGCGGACCTGGGCCCACCAGGACCTCGATGCCCGCAAGGAGCGCGTCACCCAGTGCCTGTCCCTGCTGCGTGAGCAGCGCGAGCTGCTGGCCCTCATCCTGGCCTGGGAGATTGGCAAGCCGGTGCCGCAGGCCCGCGTCAGCGTGGACCGCTGTATCACTGGCGTGGAGTGGTACGTCTCCCAAATCGAGCCCATGGTGGAGGGCCGCCGTCCGCTGGGGCTCATCTCCAACATCGCTTCATGGAACTACCCGCTGTCGGTGCTGGTCCACGCGGTGCTGGTCCAGGTGCTCGCGGGCAACAGCGCCATCGCCAAGACGCCCACGGATGGTGGGCTCTTCTCGCTGACGCTCTGCATGGCGCTCGCGCGCCGCTGCGGGCTGCCTGTGTCGCTCATCAGTGGCTCGGGCGGACAGCTCAGTGACGCGCTGGTGCGCAATCCGGAGATCGCCTGCCTGTCCTTCGTGGGCGGCAAGGCGAACGGGCGGGACATCGCGGCCAGCCTCTATGACCGCAACAAGCGCTACATGCTGGAGATGGAAGGCGTGAATGCCTACGGCATCTGGCACTTCAGCGACTGGGACGGGCTGGCGAAGCAGCTCAAGAAGGGCTTCGAGTACGGCAAGCAGCGCTGCACCGCATACCCGCGCTTCGTCGTGGAGCGGAGCCTGATGCCGCGCTTCCTGGAGACGTACCTGCCCGTCGTCGCCGCCCTGAAGGTGGGCCACCCGCTGTTGGCGGAGACTCCGGATGGTGAGCCACCCGCGCTCGACTTCGGCCCGCTCATCAACAGCCAGAAGGTCGAGGAGCTTCACGGCCATATGAGCGAGGCGGAGGGCCGCGGCGCCGTGCCCCTCTTCGCCGGGCGGCTGGATTCGGAGCGCTTCCTGCCGGACCAGGACGTCTCCGCGTACCTGGCCCCGCACGCGCTGCTGCACGTGCCGCGCAACTGCAAGCTCTACCACGGCGAGCCCTTCGGCCCGGTGGACACGCTGGTCGTCGTGGACAGCGAGGAGGAGCTCATCGCGGAGATGAACGTGTCCAACGGCTCGCTGGTCGCCTCCATCGCCTGCGACGAGCCCGACACGTGCAAGCGCGTCTCCACCGAGCTGCGGGCCTTCAAGGTCGGCCACAACGGGCCGCGCTCGCGCGGAGACCGGGAGGAGGTCTTCGGCGGCATCGGCGGTTCGTGGAAGGGGTGCTTCGTGGGCGGCAAGTACCTGGTCCAGGCCGTCACCGAGGGCGAACCCGGCGAGCGGCTGCACGGCAACTTCCACGACTACACGCAGCTCCCCGACACGCGCTGA
- a CDS encoding LysR substrate-binding domain-containing protein, whose protein sequence is MELRHLRYFSAVADTLHFGRAARRVHVSQPTLSQQIRQLEEELGAPLFERARSGVRLTQAGELFRTYASRALEDVDAGRVAVGALRGLTTGALRVGYPPSMRGVVLPALAAVLRRHPGLVLSAEEAVVRRVERRLADGRLDVGLGYAPARSPDLEAEPVFDSKLALVVAKGHPLAKLETVGAKPLTQEPFALLSRGLRVRARVDAWFAAIRIAPHVALESNAVATVLATVRAGLAVTVLPEPQLADAAGLAVKRLSPAPRAELAALLWRKGAPRTPAAELFAAEVRGARRPSKR, encoded by the coding sequence ATGGAACTGCGCCACCTCCGCTACTTCTCCGCCGTCGCGGACACCCTGCACTTCGGGCGGGCCGCCAGGCGCGTCCACGTCTCGCAGCCCACGCTGTCGCAGCAGATTCGCCAGCTCGAGGAGGAGCTCGGCGCGCCCCTCTTCGAGCGCGCCCGGAGCGGCGTGCGCCTGACGCAGGCGGGCGAGCTGTTCCGCACCTACGCCTCGCGAGCGCTGGAGGACGTGGACGCGGGCAGGGTCGCCGTGGGCGCGCTGCGAGGCCTCACCACCGGCGCCCTGCGCGTGGGCTACCCGCCCAGCATGCGAGGCGTCGTGCTGCCCGCGCTCGCCGCCGTGCTGCGCAGACACCCGGGCCTGGTGCTGAGCGCGGAGGAAGCCGTGGTGCGGCGAGTGGAGCGGCGGCTGGCGGATGGCCGTCTCGACGTGGGGTTGGGCTACGCCCCCGCGCGCTCACCGGACCTGGAGGCGGAGCCCGTCTTCGACAGCAAGCTGGCGCTGGTGGTCGCCAAGGGCCATCCCCTGGCGAAGCTGGAGACCGTGGGCGCGAAGCCCCTGACCCAGGAGCCCTTCGCGCTGCTCTCCCGAGGGTTGCGCGTGCGAGCCCGCGTGGATGCCTGGTTCGCCGCCATCCGGATTGCGCCGCATGTCGCGTTGGAGTCGAACGCCGTGGCCACGGTGCTGGCCACCGTTCGCGCGGGGCTCGCGGTGACGGTGCTCCCGGAGCCACAACTCGCGGACGCCGCGGGGCTGGCGGTGAAGCGGCTCTCCCCTGCGCCCCGGGCCGAACTTGCGGCGCTCCTGTGGCGAAAAGGCGCGCCGCGCACGCCCGCCGCGGAGCTGTTCGCGGCCGAGGTGCGCGGCGCCAGACGCCCGAGCAAGCGATGA